The following are encoded in a window of Rhizophagus irregularis chromosome 4, complete sequence genomic DNA:
- a CDS encoding oligosaccharyl transferase stt3 subunit, protein MVLGLDVQNQAALLKVVILGLISFVAIASRLFSIIRFESVIHEFDPWFNYRATRYLVSTSFYEFWNWFDERSWYPLGRVVGGTVFPGLMVTSATIYNILHALNFPVDIRNICVLLAPAFSAFTAISAYLLTAEIKDSSAGLLAAAFIGVAPGYISRSVAGSYDNEGIAIFLLMFTFYLWIKGLKEGSAFYGALTALFYFYMVAAWGGYVFIINLIPLHAFVLILMGRFSSRLYVAYSSFYVLGTLMSMQIPFVGFQPTRTSEHMAALGIFGILQIIAFVELVRTHLASKILFKSFIVFSFVAMFSALVLLTLGGYIAPWTGRFYSLWDTGYAKKYIPIIASVSEHQPTAWPSFFFDLEMLIFLFPVGIYLCFRELRDEHVFVILYGITASYFAGVMVRLMLTLTPIVCVTAAVAVSRLLDLYLDISNLETDRSVDRSESDIKGKHKKPKEGGSRSSLNQSKSFGIKGFDTRAIVLINFYFFLVIFVWHCTWVTSNAYSSPSIVLASSHPDGTQFIIDDFREAYYWLRKNTDYNSKVMSWWDYGYQIAGMADRTTLVDNNTWNNTHIATVGKAMASSEEVAYQIMRRHDVNYVLVIFGGLLGYSGDDINKFLWMIRIAEGVYPDEVIEANFFTSRGEYRVDDEATPTMRNSIMYKMSYHNYNELFGGQGQDRVRGARLPSEKIKLSTLEEAYTTENWIVRIYKVKELDNLGRSLEQAAAFDSGKKRRRTKTKKKSTKNATNG, encoded by the exons GAGAGCGTAATTCACGAGTTTGATCCTTGGTTTAATTACAGAGCAACGCGATATCTAGTTTCAACCTCTTTTTATGAGTTTTGGAATTGGTTCGACGAGCGTTCATGGTATCCATTAGGTCGTGTTGTAGGGGGAACTGTTTTTCCAGGTTTGATGGTAACTTCGGCTACCATCTACAACATTCTCCATGCGCTTAATTTTCCTGTAGATATTCGTAATATCTGTGTCTTGCTCGCTCCAGCATTTTCAGCCTTTACTGCCATATCAGCATATCTTTTAACAGCTGAAATAAAAGACTCCTCAGCTGGTCTTTTGGCCGCTGCTTTTATTGGCGTAGCTCCGGGTTACATTTCGCGATCCGTTGCTGGTTCTTATGACAATGAAGGCATAGCAATATTTTTGCTTATGTTCACATTTTATCTATGGATTAAAGGGCTTAAGGAAGGATCTGCTTTTTATGGTGCTTTAACCgcgttattttatttttatatggtaGCTGCATGGG GTGGTTATgtttttataatcaatttaattccCCTTCATGCATTTGTGTTAATATTAATGGGAAGATTTTCATCTAGACTATATGTAGCATATTCATCTTTTTATGTTCTTGGTACATTAATGTCAATGCAAATTCCATTCGTTGGGTTCCAGCCCACTCGAACAAGTGAACATATGGCAGCTTTGG GTATATTTggtatattacaaataattgcTTTTGTGGAACTTGTAAGAACTCATCTTGCTTCAAAGATTTTATTCAAaagttttattgttttttcattCGTTGCCATGTTTTCTGCTTTGGTATTATTAACTCTGGGTGGATACATTGCACCATGGACTGGCCGTTTTTATTCTTTATGGGATACAGGATATGCAAAGAAATACATACCAATTATTGCATCAGTTTCAGAACATCAACCAACTGCATGgccttctttcttttttgatttggAAATgcttattttcctttttcctGTTGGAATATATTTATGTTTCCGCGAACTAAGAGACGAAcacgtttttgtaattttgtatgGAATTACTGCATCATACTTTGCTGGTGTTATGGTTCGTTTGATGTTAACATTGACGCCGATTGTATGCGTAACAGCAGCTGTTGCTGTTTCACGTTTATTGGATTTATATCTTGACATAAGTAATTTGGAAACGGATCGATCAGTAGATAGATCAGAATCAGATATCAAAGGAAAACATAAAAAGCCTAAAGAAGGTGGATCTCGTTCATCACTCAACCAGTCTAAATCATTTGGAATTAAGGGCTTTGATACTCGTGCTATAGTTcttattaatttctatttctttttggtCATTTTTGTTTGGCACTGTACTTGGGTTACATCTAATGCATATTCGTCACCATCAATTGTTCTTGCATCAAGTCATCCTGATGGAacacaatttattattgatgattttagaGAAGCTTATTATTGGCTTAGAAAAAATACCGATTATAACTCAAAAGTGATGTCTTGGTGGGATTATGGATATCAAATTGCTGGTATGGCAGATCGTACTACTTTAGTAGATAATAATACTTGGAATAATACTCATATTGCTACAGTTGGAAAAGCTATGGCTTCTTCTGAAGAAGTTGCTTATCAAATTATGAGAAGACATGACGTTAATTACGTTTTAGTTATTTTTGGTGGGCTATTGGGCTATTCAGgtgatgatattaataaatttctttggaTGATAAGGATTGCCGAAGGTGTTTATCCCGATGAAGTAATAgaagcaaatttttttacttctcGTGGTGAATATAGAGTAGATGATGAAGCTACTCCAACAATGCGTAACagtataatgtataaaatgagttatcataattataatgaacTTTTTGGTGGACAAGGTCAGGATCGCGTTAGAGGTGCTCGATTACCttctgaaaaaattaaattaagtacACTTGAAGAAGCTTACACGACTGAAAATTGGATTGTAAGAATTTACAAAGTAAAGGAATTAGATAATTTAGGACGTAGTTTGGAACAAGCGGCTGCATTTGATTCAGGTAAAAAAAGACGCCGAACGAAAACTAAAAAGAAGTCAACAAAAAATGCAACAAATGgataa